The following proteins are co-located in the Theropithecus gelada isolate Dixy chromosome 19, Tgel_1.0, whole genome shotgun sequence genome:
- the SIGLEC9 gene encoding sialic acid-binding Ig-like lectin 9 isoform X8 — protein sequence MLLLLLLLPLLWGRERVEGQRNNRKDYPLTMQESVTVQQGLCVHVLCSFSYPWYGWTYSDPVHGYWFRAGARTDRDAPVATNNPARAVWEETRDRFHLLGDPQTKNCTLSIRDARSSDAGTYFFRVERGKTKWNYKDVPLSVHVTGYLD from the coding sequence atgctgctgctgctgctgctgctgcccctgctctgggggagggagagggtggaGGGACAGAGGAATAACCGGAAGGATTACCCACTGACGATGCAGGAGTCTGTGACGGTGCAGCAGGGCCTGTGTGTCCATGTGCTTTGCTCCTTCTCCTACCCCTGGTATGGCTGGACTTACTCTGACCCAGTTCATGGCTACTGGTTCCGGGCAGGGGCCCGTACAGACCGGGATGCTCCAGTGGCCACAAACAACCCAGCTCGGGCAGTGTGGGAGGAGACTCGGGACCGATTCCACCTCCTTGGGGACCCACAGACCAAGAATTGCACCCTGAGCATCAGAGACGCCAGAAGCAGTGATGCAGGGACGTACTTCTTTCGTGTGGAGAGAGGAAAGACAAAATGGAATTATAAGGATGTCCCGCTCTCTGTGCATGTGACAG
- the SIGLEC9 gene encoding sialic acid-binding Ig-like lectin 9 isoform X3 yields the protein MLLLLLLLPLLWGRERVEGQRNNRKDYPLTMQESVTVQQGLCVHVLCSFSYPWYGWTYSDPVHGYWFRAGARTDRDAPVATNNPARAVWEETRDRFHLLGDPQTKNCTLSIRDARSSDAGTYFFRVERGKTKWNYKDVPLSVHVTALTHRPNILIPGTLESGCPQNLTCSVPWACEQGTPPMISWMGTSVSPLDPSTTRSSVLTLIPQPQDHGTSLTCQVTFPGASVTTNKTIHLNVSYPPQNLTMAVFQGNDTVSTVLGNGSSVSVPEGPSLRLVCAVDSNPPARLSLSWGGLTLCPSQPSNPGVLELPRVHLKDEEEFTCRAQNLLGSQQVSLNVSLQSKATSGVTQGAVGAGATALVFLSFCVIFVVVRSCRKKSARPVVGVGDMGIEDANAVRGSASQGSLTEPWAEDSPPDQPPPASARSSVGEEELQYASLSFQMVKPRDLKGQEATNTEYSEIKIHK from the exons atgctgctgctgctgctgctgctgcccctgctctgggggagggagagggtggaGGGACAGAGGAATAACCGGAAGGATTACCCACTGACGATGCAGGAGTCTGTGACGGTGCAGCAGGGCCTGTGTGTCCATGTGCTTTGCTCCTTCTCCTACCCCTGGTATGGCTGGACTTACTCTGACCCAGTTCATGGCTACTGGTTCCGGGCAGGGGCCCGTACAGACCGGGATGCTCCAGTGGCCACAAACAACCCAGCTCGGGCAGTGTGGGAGGAGACTCGGGACCGATTCCACCTCCTTGGGGACCCACAGACCAAGAATTGCACCCTGAGCATCAGAGACGCCAGAAGCAGTGATGCAGGGACGTACTTCTTTCGTGTGGAGAGAGGAAAGACAAAATGGAATTATAAGGATGTCCCGCTCTCTGTGCATGTGACAG CCCTGACACACAGGCCCAACATCCTCATCCCAGGCACCCTAGAGTCCGGCTGCCCCCAGAATCTGACCTGCTCTGTGCCCTGGGCCTGTGAGCAGGGGACACCCCCTATGATCTCCTGGATGGGGACCTCCGTGTCTCCCCTGGACCCCTCCACCACCCGCTCCTCGGTGCTCACCCTCATCCCACAGCCCCAGGACCACGGCACCAGCCTCACCTGTCAGGTGACCTTCCCTGGGGCCAGTGTGACCACGAACAAGACCATCCACCTCAACGTGTCCT ACCCCCCTCAGAACTTGACCATGGCTGTCTTCCAAGGAAATGACACAG TATCCACAGTCCTGGGAAATGGCTCATCTGTTTCAGTCCCAGAGGGCCCGTCTCTGCGCCTGGTCTGTGCAGTTGACAGCAATCCGCCTGCCAGGCTGAGCCTGAGCTGGGGAGGCCTGACCCTGTGCCCTTCACAGCCCTCAAACCCGGGGGTGCTGGAGCTGCCTCGGGTGCACCTGAAGGATGAAGAGGAATTCACCTGCAGAGCTCAGAACCTTCTGGGCTCTCAGCAGGTCTCCCTGAACGTCTCCCTGCAGA GTAAAGCCACATCAGGAGTGACTCAGGGGGCAGTCGGAGCTGGAGCCACAGCCCTGGTCTTCCTGTCCTTCTGCGTCATCTTCGTTGT AGTGAGGTCCTGCAGGAAGAAATCAGCAAGGCCAGTCGTGGGCGTGGGGGATATGGGCATAGAGGATGCAAACGCCGTCAGGGGCTCAGCCTCTCAG GGGTCACTGACTGAACCCTGGGCAGAAGACAGTCCCCCAGACCAGCCTCCCCCAGCTTCTGCCCGCTCCTCAGTGGGGGAAGAAGAGCTCCAGTATGCATCCCTCAGCTTCCAGATGGTGAAGCCTCGGGACTTGAAGGGACAGGAGGCCACTAACACCGAGTACTCGGAGATCAAGATCCACAAATGA
- the SIGLEC9 gene encoding sialic acid-binding Ig-like lectin 9 isoform X5: MLLLLLLLPLLWGRERVEGQRNNRKDYPLTMQESVTVQQGLCVHVLCSFSYPWYGWTYSDPVHGYWFRAGARTDRDAPVATNNPARAVWEETRDRFHLLGDPQTKNCTLSIRDARSSDAGTYFFRVERGKTKWNYKDVPLSVHVTDPPQNLTMAVFQGNDTVSTVLGNGSSVSVPEGPSLRLVCAVDSNPPARLSLSWGGLTLCPSQPSNPGVLELPRVHLKDEEEFTCRAQNLLGSQQVSLNVSLQSEGSGNRPTSGVTQGAVGAGATALVFLSFCVIFVVVRSCRKKSARPVVGVGDMGIEDANAVRGSASQGSLTEPWAEDSPPDQPPPASARSSVGEEELQYASLSFQMVKPRDLKGQEATNTEYSEIKIHK; encoded by the exons atgctgctgctgctgctgctgctgcccctgctctgggggagggagagggtggaGGGACAGAGGAATAACCGGAAGGATTACCCACTGACGATGCAGGAGTCTGTGACGGTGCAGCAGGGCCTGTGTGTCCATGTGCTTTGCTCCTTCTCCTACCCCTGGTATGGCTGGACTTACTCTGACCCAGTTCATGGCTACTGGTTCCGGGCAGGGGCCCGTACAGACCGGGATGCTCCAGTGGCCACAAACAACCCAGCTCGGGCAGTGTGGGAGGAGACTCGGGACCGATTCCACCTCCTTGGGGACCCACAGACCAAGAATTGCACCCTGAGCATCAGAGACGCCAGAAGCAGTGATGCAGGGACGTACTTCTTTCGTGTGGAGAGAGGAAAGACAAAATGGAATTATAAGGATGTCCCGCTCTCTGTGCATGTGACAG ACCCCCCTCAGAACTTGACCATGGCTGTCTTCCAAGGAAATGACACAG TATCCACAGTCCTGGGAAATGGCTCATCTGTTTCAGTCCCAGAGGGCCCGTCTCTGCGCCTGGTCTGTGCAGTTGACAGCAATCCGCCTGCCAGGCTGAGCCTGAGCTGGGGAGGCCTGACCCTGTGCCCTTCACAGCCCTCAAACCCGGGGGTGCTGGAGCTGCCTCGGGTGCACCTGAAGGATGAAGAGGAATTCACCTGCAGAGCTCAGAACCTTCTGGGCTCTCAGCAGGTCTCCCTGAACGTCTCCCTGCAGAGTGA GGGAAGTGGAAATAGAC CCACATCAGGAGTGACTCAGGGGGCAGTCGGAGCTGGAGCCACAGCCCTGGTCTTCCTGTCCTTCTGCGTCATCTTCGTTGT AGTGAGGTCCTGCAGGAAGAAATCAGCAAGGCCAGTCGTGGGCGTGGGGGATATGGGCATAGAGGATGCAAACGCCGTCAGGGGCTCAGCCTCTCAG GGGTCACTGACTGAACCCTGGGCAGAAGACAGTCCCCCAGACCAGCCTCCCCCAGCTTCTGCCCGCTCCTCAGTGGGGGAAGAAGAGCTCCAGTATGCATCCCTCAGCTTCCAGATGGTGAAGCCTCGGGACTTGAAGGGACAGGAGGCCACTAACACCGAGTACTCGGAGATCAAGATCCACAAATGA
- the SIGLEC9 gene encoding sialic acid-binding Ig-like lectin 9 isoform X7 → MLLLLLLLPLLWGRERVEGQRNNRKDYPLTMQESVTVQQGLCVHVLCSFSYPWYGWTYSDPVHGYWFRAGARTDRDAPVATNNPARAVWEETRDRFHLLGDPQTKNCTLSIRDARSSDAGTYFFRVERGKTKWNYKDVPLSVHVTVSTVLGNGSSVSVPEGPSLRLVCAVDSNPPARLSLSWGGLTLCPSQPSNPGVLELPRVHLKDEEEFTCRAQNLLGSQQVSLNVSLQSEGSGNRPTSGVTQGAVGAGATALVFLSFCVIFVVVRSCRKKSARPVVGVGDMGIEDANAVRGSASQGSLTEPWAEDSPPDQPPPASARSSVGEEELQYASLSFQMVKPRDLKGQEATNTEYSEIKIHK, encoded by the exons atgctgctgctgctgctgctgctgcccctgctctgggggagggagagggtggaGGGACAGAGGAATAACCGGAAGGATTACCCACTGACGATGCAGGAGTCTGTGACGGTGCAGCAGGGCCTGTGTGTCCATGTGCTTTGCTCCTTCTCCTACCCCTGGTATGGCTGGACTTACTCTGACCCAGTTCATGGCTACTGGTTCCGGGCAGGGGCCCGTACAGACCGGGATGCTCCAGTGGCCACAAACAACCCAGCTCGGGCAGTGTGGGAGGAGACTCGGGACCGATTCCACCTCCTTGGGGACCCACAGACCAAGAATTGCACCCTGAGCATCAGAGACGCCAGAAGCAGTGATGCAGGGACGTACTTCTTTCGTGTGGAGAGAGGAAAGACAAAATGGAATTATAAGGATGTCCCGCTCTCTGTGCATGTGACAG TATCCACAGTCCTGGGAAATGGCTCATCTGTTTCAGTCCCAGAGGGCCCGTCTCTGCGCCTGGTCTGTGCAGTTGACAGCAATCCGCCTGCCAGGCTGAGCCTGAGCTGGGGAGGCCTGACCCTGTGCCCTTCACAGCCCTCAAACCCGGGGGTGCTGGAGCTGCCTCGGGTGCACCTGAAGGATGAAGAGGAATTCACCTGCAGAGCTCAGAACCTTCTGGGCTCTCAGCAGGTCTCCCTGAACGTCTCCCTGCAGAGTGA GGGAAGTGGAAATAGAC CCACATCAGGAGTGACTCAGGGGGCAGTCGGAGCTGGAGCCACAGCCCTGGTCTTCCTGTCCTTCTGCGTCATCTTCGTTGT AGTGAGGTCCTGCAGGAAGAAATCAGCAAGGCCAGTCGTGGGCGTGGGGGATATGGGCATAGAGGATGCAAACGCCGTCAGGGGCTCAGCCTCTCAG GGGTCACTGACTGAACCCTGGGCAGAAGACAGTCCCCCAGACCAGCCTCCCCCAGCTTCTGCCCGCTCCTCAGTGGGGGAAGAAGAGCTCCAGTATGCATCCCTCAGCTTCCAGATGGTGAAGCCTCGGGACTTGAAGGGACAGGAGGCCACTAACACCGAGTACTCGGAGATCAAGATCCACAAATGA
- the SIGLEC9 gene encoding sialic acid-binding Ig-like lectin 9 isoform X1: MLLLLLLLPLLWGRERVEGQRNNRKDYPLTMQESVTVQQGLCVHVLCSFSYPWYGWTYSDPVHGYWFRAGARTDRDAPVATNNPARAVWEETRDRFHLLGDPQTKNCTLSIRDARSSDAGTYFFRVERGKTKWNYKDVPLSVHVTALTHRPNILIPGTLESGCPQNLTCSVPWACEQGTPPMISWMGTSVSPLDPSTTRSSVLTLIPQPQDHGTSLTCQVTFPGASVTTNKTIHLNVSYPPQNLTMAVFQGNDTVSTVLGNGSSVSVPEGPSLRLVCAVDSNPPARLSLSWGGLTLCPSQPSNPGVLELPRVHLKDEEEFTCRAQNLLGSQQVSLNVSLQSEGSGNRPTSGVTQGAVGAGATALVFLSFCVIFVVVRSCRKKSARPVVGVGDMGIEDANAVRGSASQGSLTEPWAEDSPPDQPPPASARSSVGEEELQYASLSFQMVKPRDLKGQEATNTEYSEIKIHK; encoded by the exons atgctgctgctgctgctgctgctgcccctgctctgggggagggagagggtggaGGGACAGAGGAATAACCGGAAGGATTACCCACTGACGATGCAGGAGTCTGTGACGGTGCAGCAGGGCCTGTGTGTCCATGTGCTTTGCTCCTTCTCCTACCCCTGGTATGGCTGGACTTACTCTGACCCAGTTCATGGCTACTGGTTCCGGGCAGGGGCCCGTACAGACCGGGATGCTCCAGTGGCCACAAACAACCCAGCTCGGGCAGTGTGGGAGGAGACTCGGGACCGATTCCACCTCCTTGGGGACCCACAGACCAAGAATTGCACCCTGAGCATCAGAGACGCCAGAAGCAGTGATGCAGGGACGTACTTCTTTCGTGTGGAGAGAGGAAAGACAAAATGGAATTATAAGGATGTCCCGCTCTCTGTGCATGTGACAG CCCTGACACACAGGCCCAACATCCTCATCCCAGGCACCCTAGAGTCCGGCTGCCCCCAGAATCTGACCTGCTCTGTGCCCTGGGCCTGTGAGCAGGGGACACCCCCTATGATCTCCTGGATGGGGACCTCCGTGTCTCCCCTGGACCCCTCCACCACCCGCTCCTCGGTGCTCACCCTCATCCCACAGCCCCAGGACCACGGCACCAGCCTCACCTGTCAGGTGACCTTCCCTGGGGCCAGTGTGACCACGAACAAGACCATCCACCTCAACGTGTCCT ACCCCCCTCAGAACTTGACCATGGCTGTCTTCCAAGGAAATGACACAG TATCCACAGTCCTGGGAAATGGCTCATCTGTTTCAGTCCCAGAGGGCCCGTCTCTGCGCCTGGTCTGTGCAGTTGACAGCAATCCGCCTGCCAGGCTGAGCCTGAGCTGGGGAGGCCTGACCCTGTGCCCTTCACAGCCCTCAAACCCGGGGGTGCTGGAGCTGCCTCGGGTGCACCTGAAGGATGAAGAGGAATTCACCTGCAGAGCTCAGAACCTTCTGGGCTCTCAGCAGGTCTCCCTGAACGTCTCCCTGCAGAGTGA GGGAAGTGGAAATAGAC CCACATCAGGAGTGACTCAGGGGGCAGTCGGAGCTGGAGCCACAGCCCTGGTCTTCCTGTCCTTCTGCGTCATCTTCGTTGT AGTGAGGTCCTGCAGGAAGAAATCAGCAAGGCCAGTCGTGGGCGTGGGGGATATGGGCATAGAGGATGCAAACGCCGTCAGGGGCTCAGCCTCTCAG GGGTCACTGACTGAACCCTGGGCAGAAGACAGTCCCCCAGACCAGCCTCCCCCAGCTTCTGCCCGCTCCTCAGTGGGGGAAGAAGAGCTCCAGTATGCATCCCTCAGCTTCCAGATGGTGAAGCCTCGGGACTTGAAGGGACAGGAGGCCACTAACACCGAGTACTCGGAGATCAAGATCCACAAATGA
- the SIGLEC9 gene encoding sialic acid-binding Ig-like lectin 9 isoform X6 has translation MLLLLLLLPLLWGRERVEGQRNNRKDYPLTMQESVTVQQGLCVHVLCSFSYPWYGWTYSDPVHGYWFRAGARTDRDAPVATNNPARAVWEETRDRFHLLGDPQTKNCTLSIRDARSSDAGTYFFRVERGKTKWNYKDVPLSVHVTDPPQNLTMAVFQGNDTVSTVLGNGSSVSVPEGPSLRLVCAVDSNPPARLSLSWGGLTLCPSQPSNPGVLELPRVHLKDEEEFTCRAQNLLGSQQVSLNVSLQSECTGKATSGVTQGAVGAGATALVFLSFCVIFVVVRSCRKKSARPVVGVGDMGIEDANAVRGSASQGSLTEPWAEDSPPDQPPPASARSSVGEEELQYASLSFQMVKPRDLKGQEATNTEYSEIKIHK, from the exons atgctgctgctgctgctgctgctgcccctgctctgggggagggagagggtggaGGGACAGAGGAATAACCGGAAGGATTACCCACTGACGATGCAGGAGTCTGTGACGGTGCAGCAGGGCCTGTGTGTCCATGTGCTTTGCTCCTTCTCCTACCCCTGGTATGGCTGGACTTACTCTGACCCAGTTCATGGCTACTGGTTCCGGGCAGGGGCCCGTACAGACCGGGATGCTCCAGTGGCCACAAACAACCCAGCTCGGGCAGTGTGGGAGGAGACTCGGGACCGATTCCACCTCCTTGGGGACCCACAGACCAAGAATTGCACCCTGAGCATCAGAGACGCCAGAAGCAGTGATGCAGGGACGTACTTCTTTCGTGTGGAGAGAGGAAAGACAAAATGGAATTATAAGGATGTCCCGCTCTCTGTGCATGTGACAG ACCCCCCTCAGAACTTGACCATGGCTGTCTTCCAAGGAAATGACACAG TATCCACAGTCCTGGGAAATGGCTCATCTGTTTCAGTCCCAGAGGGCCCGTCTCTGCGCCTGGTCTGTGCAGTTGACAGCAATCCGCCTGCCAGGCTGAGCCTGAGCTGGGGAGGCCTGACCCTGTGCCCTTCACAGCCCTCAAACCCGGGGGTGCTGGAGCTGCCTCGGGTGCACCTGAAGGATGAAGAGGAATTCACCTGCAGAGCTCAGAACCTTCTGGGCTCTCAGCAGGTCTCCCTGAACGTCTCCCTGCAGAGTGAGTGCACCG GTAAAGCCACATCAGGAGTGACTCAGGGGGCAGTCGGAGCTGGAGCCACAGCCCTGGTCTTCCTGTCCTTCTGCGTCATCTTCGTTGT AGTGAGGTCCTGCAGGAAGAAATCAGCAAGGCCAGTCGTGGGCGTGGGGGATATGGGCATAGAGGATGCAAACGCCGTCAGGGGCTCAGCCTCTCAG GGGTCACTGACTGAACCCTGGGCAGAAGACAGTCCCCCAGACCAGCCTCCCCCAGCTTCTGCCCGCTCCTCAGTGGGGGAAGAAGAGCTCCAGTATGCATCCCTCAGCTTCCAGATGGTGAAGCCTCGGGACTTGAAGGGACAGGAGGCCACTAACACCGAGTACTCGGAGATCAAGATCCACAAATGA
- the SIGLEC9 gene encoding sialic acid-binding Ig-like lectin 9 isoform X4 translates to MLLLLLLLPLLWGRERVEGQRNNRKDYPLTMQESVTVQQGLCVHVLCSFSYPWYGWTYSDPVHGYWFRAGARTDRDAPVATNNPARAVWEETRDRFHLLGDPQTKNCTLSIRDARSSDAGTYFFRVERGKTKWNYKDVPLSVHVTALTHRPNILIPGTLESGCPQNLTCSVPWACEQGTPPMISWMGTSVSPLDPSTTRSSVLTLIPQPQDHGTSLTCQVTFPGASVTTNKTIHLNVSYPPQNLTMAVFQGNDTVSTVLGNGSSVSVPEGPSLRLVCAVDSNPPARLSLSWGGLTLCPSQPSNPGVLELPRVHLKDEEEFTCRAQNLLGSQQVSLNVSLQSKATSGVTQGAVGAGATALVFLSFCVIFVVVRSCRKKSARPVVGVGDMGIEDANAVRGSASQILNHFIGFPTFLGLGFRVSPESR, encoded by the exons atgctgctgctgctgctgctgctgcccctgctctgggggagggagagggtggaGGGACAGAGGAATAACCGGAAGGATTACCCACTGACGATGCAGGAGTCTGTGACGGTGCAGCAGGGCCTGTGTGTCCATGTGCTTTGCTCCTTCTCCTACCCCTGGTATGGCTGGACTTACTCTGACCCAGTTCATGGCTACTGGTTCCGGGCAGGGGCCCGTACAGACCGGGATGCTCCAGTGGCCACAAACAACCCAGCTCGGGCAGTGTGGGAGGAGACTCGGGACCGATTCCACCTCCTTGGGGACCCACAGACCAAGAATTGCACCCTGAGCATCAGAGACGCCAGAAGCAGTGATGCAGGGACGTACTTCTTTCGTGTGGAGAGAGGAAAGACAAAATGGAATTATAAGGATGTCCCGCTCTCTGTGCATGTGACAG CCCTGACACACAGGCCCAACATCCTCATCCCAGGCACCCTAGAGTCCGGCTGCCCCCAGAATCTGACCTGCTCTGTGCCCTGGGCCTGTGAGCAGGGGACACCCCCTATGATCTCCTGGATGGGGACCTCCGTGTCTCCCCTGGACCCCTCCACCACCCGCTCCTCGGTGCTCACCCTCATCCCACAGCCCCAGGACCACGGCACCAGCCTCACCTGTCAGGTGACCTTCCCTGGGGCCAGTGTGACCACGAACAAGACCATCCACCTCAACGTGTCCT ACCCCCCTCAGAACTTGACCATGGCTGTCTTCCAAGGAAATGACACAG TATCCACAGTCCTGGGAAATGGCTCATCTGTTTCAGTCCCAGAGGGCCCGTCTCTGCGCCTGGTCTGTGCAGTTGACAGCAATCCGCCTGCCAGGCTGAGCCTGAGCTGGGGAGGCCTGACCCTGTGCCCTTCACAGCCCTCAAACCCGGGGGTGCTGGAGCTGCCTCGGGTGCACCTGAAGGATGAAGAGGAATTCACCTGCAGAGCTCAGAACCTTCTGGGCTCTCAGCAGGTCTCCCTGAACGTCTCCCTGCAGA GTAAAGCCACATCAGGAGTGACTCAGGGGGCAGTCGGAGCTGGAGCCACAGCCCTGGTCTTCCTGTCCTTCTGCGTCATCTTCGTTGT AGTGAGGTCCTGCAGGAAGAAATCAGCAAGGCCAGTCGTGGGCGTGGGGGATATGGGCATAGAGGATGCAAACGCCGTCAGGGGCTCAGCCTCTCAG
- the SIGLEC9 gene encoding sialic acid-binding Ig-like lectin 9 isoform X2: protein MLLLLLLLPLLWGRERVEGQRNNRKDYPLTMQESVTVQQGLCVHVLCSFSYPWYGWTYSDPVHGYWFRAGARTDRDAPVATNNPARAVWEETRDRFHLLGDPQTKNCTLSIRDARSSDAGTYFFRVERGKTKWNYKDVPLSVHVTALTHRPNILIPGTLESGCPQNLTCSVPWACEQGTPPMISWMGTSVSPLDPSTTRSSVLTLIPQPQDHGTSLTCQVTFPGASVTTNKTIHLNVSYPPQNLTMAVFQGNDTVSTVLGNGSSVSVPEGPSLRLVCAVDSNPPARLSLSWGGLTLCPSQPSNPGVLELPRVHLKDEEEFTCRAQNLLGSQQVSLNVSLQSECTGKATSGVTQGAVGAGATALVFLSFCVIFVVVRSCRKKSARPVVGVGDMGIEDANAVRGSASQGSLTEPWAEDSPPDQPPPASARSSVGEEELQYASLSFQMVKPRDLKGQEATNTEYSEIKIHK from the exons atgctgctgctgctgctgctgctgcccctgctctgggggagggagagggtggaGGGACAGAGGAATAACCGGAAGGATTACCCACTGACGATGCAGGAGTCTGTGACGGTGCAGCAGGGCCTGTGTGTCCATGTGCTTTGCTCCTTCTCCTACCCCTGGTATGGCTGGACTTACTCTGACCCAGTTCATGGCTACTGGTTCCGGGCAGGGGCCCGTACAGACCGGGATGCTCCAGTGGCCACAAACAACCCAGCTCGGGCAGTGTGGGAGGAGACTCGGGACCGATTCCACCTCCTTGGGGACCCACAGACCAAGAATTGCACCCTGAGCATCAGAGACGCCAGAAGCAGTGATGCAGGGACGTACTTCTTTCGTGTGGAGAGAGGAAAGACAAAATGGAATTATAAGGATGTCCCGCTCTCTGTGCATGTGACAG CCCTGACACACAGGCCCAACATCCTCATCCCAGGCACCCTAGAGTCCGGCTGCCCCCAGAATCTGACCTGCTCTGTGCCCTGGGCCTGTGAGCAGGGGACACCCCCTATGATCTCCTGGATGGGGACCTCCGTGTCTCCCCTGGACCCCTCCACCACCCGCTCCTCGGTGCTCACCCTCATCCCACAGCCCCAGGACCACGGCACCAGCCTCACCTGTCAGGTGACCTTCCCTGGGGCCAGTGTGACCACGAACAAGACCATCCACCTCAACGTGTCCT ACCCCCCTCAGAACTTGACCATGGCTGTCTTCCAAGGAAATGACACAG TATCCACAGTCCTGGGAAATGGCTCATCTGTTTCAGTCCCAGAGGGCCCGTCTCTGCGCCTGGTCTGTGCAGTTGACAGCAATCCGCCTGCCAGGCTGAGCCTGAGCTGGGGAGGCCTGACCCTGTGCCCTTCACAGCCCTCAAACCCGGGGGTGCTGGAGCTGCCTCGGGTGCACCTGAAGGATGAAGAGGAATTCACCTGCAGAGCTCAGAACCTTCTGGGCTCTCAGCAGGTCTCCCTGAACGTCTCCCTGCAGAGTGAGTGCACCG GTAAAGCCACATCAGGAGTGACTCAGGGGGCAGTCGGAGCTGGAGCCACAGCCCTGGTCTTCCTGTCCTTCTGCGTCATCTTCGTTGT AGTGAGGTCCTGCAGGAAGAAATCAGCAAGGCCAGTCGTGGGCGTGGGGGATATGGGCATAGAGGATGCAAACGCCGTCAGGGGCTCAGCCTCTCAG GGGTCACTGACTGAACCCTGGGCAGAAGACAGTCCCCCAGACCAGCCTCCCCCAGCTTCTGCCCGCTCCTCAGTGGGGGAAGAAGAGCTCCAGTATGCATCCCTCAGCTTCCAGATGGTGAAGCCTCGGGACTTGAAGGGACAGGAGGCCACTAACACCGAGTACTCGGAGATCAAGATCCACAAATGA